The following is a genomic window from Deinococcus sedimenti.
GCGGACAGTCAGGATCAGCCGTGCGAAATGGGCGCACATGTGGAGCGTCAGGTGCAGGCCCAGCTCACGGCGTGGTTGATCGAAGCCCTGCATCCCAGGGCGCAGCGTGCCAATTCCAGGATTATTTCCAGGGAACTGGTCGCCACCCTGATGGCCCACAGCCTGTTCACTGCGGCCAATGCCTGGGGCCGGAGCTCCACGGTGGCCCTGGAACCCTACCTGTCTGAGGTGATGGTCTTCATCGGTGCGGGACTTCAGGCCACCGGATATGAGCCCTGACATCCGTGCGACAGCGCTTGTGTTCCCTGGAATGAGGACACGGCCGGTGGTGGTCTCCCAGAGGCTGAACGGCGTGATGGACAGCCGGGTGAAAGCATCCAGCATGGGGGGTAGTCCTCCGTGACGAACGACACGGAGGGCAACTCCCGGCGGATGCCTTCGCGTTGTTCACTGCTTGGATCGACGCTGACCTGTCCCCTTCAGGTGGGAGGCCGGCACACTCCCTCTCTGATCCACCGCAGCTCACCTCATGTCCAACAGATTGTGCGCTGTGGTGAGAGCGATCGGGCCGGTGTCGATGACGGGTGGCAGCGAGCGGACGGGAGCGCCGCACCGGTCGGAGGTGCTGGCGATGGGGTTGTGGGCGACCGAATCGAGCATCTTCATGGCCAGTGGCTCATCTGCCCGGTGCTTCGGGCGATGGTCGCGTCCATCTCGCCCTTGTCGAGGATGTCGGGGGCCGGGTCGGACCTGGCATCAGCCTGGCCGCGCAGCCCCACGGCGGACGCGCAGGTCATGGCTTTCCGGCGGGCCGCGGATGATGCGTTCGGTGGTCGCCGAGCTGTCCGCGACGAGATGCTGGAAGGGACTCGTCTTGCCCGGCGGGTGCGGTCGGCTGGCCTGTGACGAAAACCCTGGGCCGGGAACTGGTTGGCATTCACGCCTGCTGGTTCTCCCCGCAGTCCGTGCCGGGGTTCAGCTGGCACGCGCTGCAGGTGCACCTGCAGCGCGTGCTGATGGTGGCGCTGGGAGCGCTGCACGTCACAGTGTCCACCTGACCCTGCAGCGGCGGGTCGTCTGGACGGGCTGGCCCGACCAGAATGATACCGGGCGTGCCACGAGCTTCCGGGACAACGCGTCGTAAATCACTTTACAAAACAAAGCATACGTTCTATGGTGTCGGGCATGTCCGACCTCACTCCCCTCTTCGAGCCCTACACCTTCCGCAGCGGCGTGCAGGTCCGCAACCGCCTCGCCCTGGCCCCCATGACCACCACCTCCGCCAATCCGGACGACAGTGTCTCGGCTGCGGAACTCGATTACGTCGCCCGCCGCTCCGGCGGCGTGGGCCTGGCCATCACGGCCGTCGCGTACGTCACGCCCGGCGGCAAGGGCTTCCCCGGCCAGTTCGGCGCCGAGCACGACGGCCGCCTGGACAGCCTCCGGGCCCTGGCCACCCGCATCCGGTCCGGCGGGGCCCACGCCGTCCTGCAGATCTTCCACGCCGGCCACAACTCGCCCCCCGAACTCGTCGGCGGGGACGTCACCTCCGCCAGCGACGTGCCCTCCCCCCAGCCCGGCCGCACGCACGTACCCGTCCGCGCCCTGAGCCGCGACGAGGTGCGCGGCGTCATCGCCGACTTCGGCCGCGCCACCCGCCGCGCCATCGACGCCGGATTCGACGGCGTCGAGATCCACGGCGCGAACGGCTACCTGATCCAGCAGTTCGTCTCCGCGCACAGCAACCGCCGCGACGACGAGTGGGGGGGCACGCCCGAGAAACGCCTCGCGTTCCCCCTGGCCGTCATCGAGGAAGTGCAGCGCGTCGCGGCGCAGGCCACCACGCCCTTCCTGATCGGCTACCGCTTCTCCCCTGAGGAACCGCACGAGCAGGGCCTCACCATGCACGACACCTTCGCGCTGTTGGACGCCCTGCGCGAGCGGAATCTCGACTACGTCCACGTGTCCCTGCAGGATTACGCGGGCAGCCCCCGCCGCGGCGGAGATCCTGACCGCAGCCGCCTCCAGCAGATTGCCGAGCGCCTCGGCGACACGCCCCTGATCGGCGTGGGAAACATCTGGACGCCGCAGGACGCCGCCCGCGCCCTCGAACTCGGCGCCACCTTCGTCGCCCTGGGCCGCGCCCTGCTGCTCGAACCCGAATGGGTGCAGAAAGTCCAGGCCGGGCGCACTGACCTGCGCGGCACCTTCAGCCCGGCCGACCGCGAGGCCCTGACGCTGCCGGAACCCATGTGGGGCCTGCTGACGAACGTCATGCTCAAAGATCGCCTCACGCCCGACCTCGTGTCCAGCTGATCATGCCCGGCTGACCATCTGGACGCCGGGTGCCGCTGCAATCGGAGGCCACGCTCTGTGGCCGCCCCCGGTGCTTGCCCGGCGGTCCGGGTCCACCTGGAACGGAGGTCAGGACGGCGTCCGCCCGGAGCTCTGATGGCCGTCACAACACCCGGTTCAGTCCCGCGCAGACGCTACCCTGAGGGCATGGCGACCCTCGTGATTGTCGAAAGTCCCGCGAAGGCCCGCAAGATCGCGGGTCTGCTCGGGGCCGGGTTCGTGGTGCGCGCCTCGCTGGGGCACGTGCGGGACCTGCCCGGCTCGAAGATGGAGATTCCCGAACGGTACCGCGCCGAACCCTGGGCGCACCTGGGTGTCAACCCGGAGACGTTCGCGCCGATCTACGTCGTGCCGGCCAGCAAGCGCAGCACGGTCAAGGAACTGCGGCAGCTGGCCGGAGCGGCGGACCGGATCCTGTTCGCGTCCGACATGGACCGCGAGGGGGAAGCCATCTCGTATCACCTCAGCCGCCTGCTGAACGTCGAGCAGCCCACGCGGATGGTGTTCACGGAAATCACGCGGGAGGCCCTGCAGGCCGCGCTGCAGTCCACCCGGCCGCTGGACCTGAACCTCGTCGCTGCGCAGGAGGCCCGCCGGGTCATCGACCGCCTCGTGGGGTACGAGGTGAGCCCGCTGCTGTGGAGCAGCGTGGGCGGCAAGCTCAGCGCGGGGCGCGTGCAGAGCGCGGCGCTGATGCTGCTCGCGCAGCGGGAGATGGCCCGCATGCGCTTCCGACC
Proteins encoded in this region:
- a CDS encoding NADH-dependent flavin oxidoreductase encodes the protein MSDLTPLFEPYTFRSGVQVRNRLALAPMTTTSANPDDSVSAAELDYVARRSGGVGLAITAVAYVTPGGKGFPGQFGAEHDGRLDSLRALATRIRSGGAHAVLQIFHAGHNSPPELVGGDVTSASDVPSPQPGRTHVPVRALSRDEVRGVIADFGRATRRAIDAGFDGVEIHGANGYLIQQFVSAHSNRRDDEWGGTPEKRLAFPLAVIEEVQRVAAQATTPFLIGYRFSPEEPHEQGLTMHDTFALLDALRERNLDYVHVSLQDYAGSPRRGGDPDRSRLQQIAERLGDTPLIGVGNIWTPQDAARALELGATFVALGRALLLEPEWVQKVQAGRTDLRGTFSPADREALTLPEPMWGLLTNVMLKDRLTPDLVSS